From Sporolactobacillus pectinivorans:
TACATGATAAGGTGAAATATATTGAGTGTTCCGTGGCGGAAGAAAGGATACGTTTCGCAAGATTCCGCCCTCTTCCGTTCTGGAGGCGTGTTCGGGATTCATTTATTGGCTGATTTTTATAAAAAGAAGGGCGTGAGTTAAAAAATTCCTGATTCGGGAATTTAAAGATCTATGGATAAAACATGTTATCAGCTGCAACAATCGATTGATGCAGCGCATCAGGGCCTTTTGTTGAGGGAGTACTTGAAAAAAGAAATGCATATCTCACGCCGCATGCTGTCCGCAATCAAATATAAAGGAGGGCATCTGCAAGTTAACGGGGAGGAGAAGACTGTACGCCATGTGCTGCAGGATGGGGATATACTGACAATCACCATGCCGCCGGAAGTGCCAAGTGATTTTCTTGTCAGTGAGGAGATGCCGCTCGACATTGTTTATGAAGACGACTTTTTTGTCATCGTGAATAAACAGGCGGGGATACCGGTGATTCCTTCGCATCAGTATCCGTCTGGGACCTTGGCCAATGGACTGCTTGCTTATTTTGAAAAAGAAAATCTTGCTTCGACCGTTCATATCATAAACCGGCTGGATCGCAATACGTCAGGGTTGATGCTTGTCGCAAAGAATCGGTTCAGCCATGAGCGATTCTTCAAAATGCAAAAGCGAAAGGAAATCCATCGGCGTTACCTCGCGTTTGTGCAGGGAACGCTTAGTAATGACGAAGGGTTGATTGACGCGCCGATTGGAAGGAGAGAAGGGAGTGCCATTGAAAGAACGGTCGACTGGCGTGCCGGAAGACGATCGATCACACAATACAAAGTGTTGAAACGCTTCCCGGATTGTACCCTTGTCGCAGTCCGTCTGCAAACGGGAAGAACGCATCAAATTAGAGTTCATTTTGCATCAATGGGCAATCCTTTGCTTGGGGATGACTTATATGGCGGACCGGCAGAGCGGATCGAGCGGCAGGCACTGCACAGTTTTGAACTGCGCTTTATACATCCCTTCACCGGTGTGCCCTTTCACCTTCACGCGCCATATCCGGAAGATATGGCGCGTCTGGTAAACCTGTCTATTGAATTGAAGAAAATCTGAAAAAGTGCTGAAAATTCAGCTGAACATTAGACTCTGGGACTGCATGCGAATGCTTTGGATGAGACCGATGCAGAGCATGCTGGATAACAGGGAACTGCCTCCATAACTGAGAAAAGGAAGCGTGATTCCCGTTATCGGCATGACTTGAATCGTCATGCCGATATTTTCAAAGACTTGGAACATAATCATGCCAACGACCCCTGCGCAAATGTAAGTGCCGAACGGATCATGAGTGCTGACAGCTGTGCGGATGATCCGTTGTATCATGACGAAAAAAAGCACAATGACGGTCACCGATCCGACAAACCCGAATGTTCCGCCGATCACGGAAAAGATAAAATCGGCATAAGCTTCAGGAAGCGAGATGGACGAATTGAAAGAATGGTTAAAGAATTGCCCGGATCCAATAGAGTTCAGTGACTGGACAAGCTGGTAACCTTCCTGATTCTGGTACTGATATGGACTGGTCCAGGCGATAAACCGCTCTTTTTGATGGGCCTGCAGGACAAGATTAATGATCGCCGGGAACTTAAACCAGCTGACGGTAAGAAAAGTAAGGGCTGAGACAATTAATGCCATAAGGCCGGCAATATATTTCCAGCTGACGCCACTGACCAGTATCGTGGCGAGAATGATACTGAAAACGACAAGTGCGGAACCGAGATCAGGCTGCATGTTGATCAAAAGGAATGGCGGCACCGATACCAGAAAAATTTTCCCAAGCAGCAATAAATCTTCATGGGCACCTCTGATCGGATACAGTTCATTGTGTTTGTCGATAGTTGTCGCAAGAGAAATAATGAGAAACAGCTTCATAAATTCCGAAGGCTGGAGGTTTCCTATCCCTGGCAGTTTATACCAGCTCCATGCCCCGTTCAGCTGCTCGGCAAGTGGAACGGGAATGCCATGTTTAGCCAGCACAAGGCCAAACAGCATGAAGAGACCGATACCATATAAAATCCAGTGCATCCGCTTCAGCCGATCATAGCCAAAGGCCATGATGAGAACTAGCGCGATGGAGCTGATGATATACCACATAATCTGCAGCTTTACAGACTTAATGCCGCCTCCTCCCGTGTCGACCGGGGCGTAATAAAGGGCAACACAGCTAATGCACGCCAGTGCGAAAACAATAAAAAATAGTCCGATGTCTATTTTGTTTAAAGAGTCTCTGTTCATAATGTCGATCCTTTGTATTAATGTCGATGGTCAAAAAACCGGCCAACACTTAAATAATGATAGCCTAAAGATGTGAAAAAAGAAACTGATAATGAGCTTTTTACACAGCTATTATATTATATTCGTTTGATGAACGGATTTACTGTATCCTTTTTCGATGAAAATTTAACAGCGGGATTATAGTTATGCACTGAATATAAACGCCTGCGGATGATATGCCTTTCATGGTATAATAGCCGTTGGAAAGAAAAGAATCTCAGGGGGTCAGATGATGGATTTAACTTTGGAAGGGCGCACCTATGTCGTTATGGGCGTAGCCAACAAAAGAAGTATTGCGTGGGGTATTGCACAGGCGCTGGACAGGGCGGGCGCACGGCTGATATTCACCTATAACAACGAAAGATTTCGCGAGCCTGTTGAAAAACTTGCTGCGACCTTAGATGGAAAGGACAGCCTTTTCTATCCATGCGATGTAACGGACGATGAAGAAATTGAAAGCACATTTGCAAAAATAAAGGAAGATGTCGGCCAGATACAGGGCCTTGCCCATTGCATTGCTTTTGCTAAGAAGGAAGAACTTGACGGCGACTACATGAATACGACCCGTGACGGGTTTCTACTGGCGCAGAATGTCAGCGCTTATTCCCTGACTGCTGTGCTGAAAGCGGCCAAGGGGCTCATGACAGACGGCGGCAGTGTGGTGACGATGACTTATCTTGGCGGCGAGCGCGTCGTTAGAAATTACAATGTGATGGGTGTCGCTAAGGCGAGTCTTGATGCCAGTGTGAAATATCTGGCCAATGATCTGGGCAAGGACAACATCCGCGTCAATGCCATCTCGGCAGGCCCGATCCGCACGTTGTCGGCGAAGGGCATTTCCGATTTCAACAGTGTGCTTAAAGTGATTGAGGAGAAAGCTCCGCTGCGTCGGTCAATCAGTCCGGAGGATGTCGGCAATACTGCTCTCTTTTTGTTCAGTGATCTCTCTAAAAACATTACCGGCGAAACGATTCATGTCGATGCCGGATTCAATATTGTCAGCATCTGACTTGTTTTTCAGTAGTACCGGCTGTTTCTTCTCTGTCACTTTACCTGAGGGAAGAAGCAGTTTTTTATATAATGAATGGCCCTTTTGGAGTTTGGTGATCGAGCTGCACCGAATGCATCGTATTTGCATATAGTGTCACGAGACCAATTCAGGAGGAGATATTAATGCCAGAAGGAAGTAAAAAAGAGCCTAAGGTTATTCACGTGGATAAATTGATCATAAAAGCAGATGAGGTGATCTTCCAGCCTGAAAAGAATCATCCGGAAGTGAATCGTCCGAATGTCACGCATACTGAAAATCGCCCCCATGTGCCCCCTGTGCCGCGTGATTTCTGGGGATTTCCGCTGCCCGGATTTACAGCGCGTGAGAATAATCCGGCGGTTAGCCCGGAAACAGTTGAGAAGGAAGAAAAGCAGGAAGAAAAGCACGAAGACAAGTAAAGTACGTGACGTATAACTTTTTTGAAAAGCCCGGACCGAAATGGCCTCGGCCTTTTTTCTGATTGAGAAGAATTATATTTTAAGGGGAATCAGCCGGGCAAATTAATTGGAGATCGTTTGGATCGTTTGGACATAGAGGCCGTCTTCATCCCGCCATTCGGCAAGCATAACACGGCGGGAATTGTCAATTGAGCGCTTTGACAACTCACTTTTGAGCCACTCCTCGGTTTTCCCGGATTCTTTAAGATTTTTTTTAATGATGACACCGTCACTGATCAGCGTGATGGGGACGGAGACGGTACGCATGGAAAGCTTCAGATCCCCTCGATTGACCTTTTCGTATTCCGGTCTTCTGATGACTGAAATCTTTCCGTTAGGTTCGAGAACCGCAAAACTTATCTCCCGTATTGAAAAAACTTCCCGGTCACGAAGCAGCATCTGTAAATGATTCATATCCACCTTATTTTTTTTCAGTGCCTCTCTGTCAATCAGGCCGTTTCGAATAACGATTACCGGCTGGCTTTCGAAAAAAGCGCGTGTTTGATGTACTTTTAATGTTATAAGATCAATCATGTAAATTAAGATGCCCCAGAAAAAAATTGCAAACAGGACTTTAAAAATATGTGTCTGAGGATCATAAATGGCATCACTGACAAAATCGCCGACGACGATCATGGAAATAAAATCAAACGGTGTCGCTTCGGACATGGACGCTCTGCCCATGACTTTTGTCAGCAGGAGCAGTCCAAATAAACCGACACTCAGTTCGATCACAATAGAGCCCACTGTTTCCAACTTTCCCGCCCTCCGCCTGATGACCCGATGAAACATAAAAAAACGGGCAGAATGAAATATGGTTATATCATGCGCCGGAAGAGCTATTTTATTCAAGCAGTTCTCGCTGGATCGTGTCCGGTGCGTGTGCACTTTCTTGCCTTGCGGAACAGATTTGAGCTATGATAACGGTGCGGTCAGTATCCGAATTTTTCAAGCAGTGCCAGGCGGAGGTCGGGCTGCCAGGCTCTCCATGTGTGAGAACCGTCCGTCTCGTGAAAAGAATACGAATGCATCCCGCGTTGGCACAGTGCATGATGGAGCTTTTGATTGTAATAGTCAAAATCTTCAATTTTGCCCGATGTTGTCTTTACAGCCGTTTCATGCCGCCCAATTGAATGATATACAGAAAGTGGAATACTTTCGCGATGAGCCAAAATCTGATCGACCATATTCTGGCTGACAAATGGCGACTGCATGATGACGTTTCCGAACAGATCAGGACGAGCGAGGGCAGCAAGCAAAGACAAAGTTCCGCCGAGTGAATCACCGATCAGCGTTCGGCCATCCGGTTCTGAAACGATTGGGAAACGGCTGGCAACTGCGGGGAAAACTTCTTCTGTCAGCGTTTCGAGATAAGCACGGTGCAATGATCCTTCAGGATGGTAACATTCTCGGCGTGATTGAAGATTCTCGTAAGGTATAGCAATGATGATGATTGGCTGCAGGATTTCCTTGCTGATCCAATCATCTGCGAGGCTGGACAGTCGCCCGAGCTGAATGTATTCGCGTCCGTCCTGGGCGATCAATACCGGATATTCTTTTCCCGGTTCATCATGGGGTGGAAGATAAGCGATTATCGGGAGCGTTCGGTTTAGAAAGCGGCTGGTCAATGGTACATCTATCATTTTTCCTGAGAGCTTCACAATCTGTCCCCACCTTGAAATCATTTTTATGTCCATCGTAGCATAATATGGACAAAGGGGAACTTGTACGGTTCAACATCTGATCGACCGGGTGGAATACCTTGGAATATCAGTGAAATCTTATTGAAAGGTTAACGAAATGGAAGGGGTTTGGCATATATGAGTGATGATAAATTTTCAAAAAGCATGACCTATGCACCTGGTTTGCCAGAGGATGCAACCTTTTATTCGGCGCATAAGAAAAGAGTGACATCCCGGGCGATATCGGTGGCAGTTGAGCATGCGCTGAAAGAGCGCGGGGTAGGGGTTGAGGATATAGCGGAAATTGTCTTCGATCTTCAGCGGCCATTTATGCCCGGATTGACTTTGGCGGCGTGTGCTGAAAATGTGAAAGGCGCACTTGCCAAAAGAGAATTGCAGCATGCCATATTGGTCGGTGTTGAACTTGACAGGCTGGCTGAGAAAAAATTACTTTCCGAACCGCTTCAATCCTTGGTGGATCAGGATGAAGGGTTGTTCGGGGTTGATGAAACAATTGCGCTTGGCGCAGTATCAAGCTTTGGCAGCATTGCGGCGACCACATTCGGTTATCTCGATAAAGTTAAGCCAAAGATTATCGGGAAGCTGGATCTGGCTAAGCATGGACGTGTGAATACATTTTTAGACGACCTGGTAGCAAGTATTGCAGCGGACGCGTCGAGCCGGCTTGCCCATCGGGTCAGAGATGATGAAGAAAAACGATTGTCCACAAATAAATAGCAAGGCTGAAAACGGATCCGTTAAGTTTGGGTCTGTTTTTCAATTGTCAAGCAACGCAGATATGCTATAATAATTCTAATTCCTAGTAAATTGATTTGCTAAATGTATTAAACATAAGATTCCTTGATTGAGGTGCTGAAAATGACAAGCTTCCTGATTCTTCACGGATTTGGCGGCAGTACGGATGGACATTGGCAGGAGTGGTTGAGCAAAAAACTGGATGAAAACGGCTTCAAGGTATACTTTCCGCAATTTCCGGACTGGAACCGTCCCCAAAAATCTGTTTGGCTTTCAGCATTAAATGGCACAATGGAAGCAATAAGTAATGATGAGAAGCTCATTGTTATCGCGCACAGCCTGGGCTGCGTCTTATGGCTCCATTATGCTGCTCAAAAGACAAGGAGAAAGGTCAGCCGAGCCGTCCTGGTTTCTCCTCCTGCCAGTTCTCCGGGACCTGAAATGTTAAATGTTTTCTTCCCTGAAGCATCTGAACGGAAAATGGAAGCAGAGGAAGCAGTACAAAGCTTTTATCCGTTTCCCGACAACAAAAAAACTCTTTCATCTGCTGCTGATCAGACTGTAATTATTACCTCGACGACCGATCCTTTTTTACCGGGAGATTCTGTGTTTGATTATCGCGCTTATGGTGTACCGATTCTTTTACTTCCGAATAAGGGTCATATCAATGTCAGTTCAGGTTTCGGGCCCTGGCCGTGGATACTGAATGCATGTCTTCAGGGCGCCTTACCGTTTCCGGAACATATCCATTGATTCTTGATTGCAAGTCATTAAGGGTGAAATAACGGATCATGTGATTGCTAAACAACAAAGCCGAGGGCACTTTCCCCCGGCTTTGTTGTATTCCGCTTAATTGGCCTTTGACAAGTTATAGTAAGTTTCCAGTTCTCTCAATGAAAGTTCATACAGCTGCTGATTTTTCGCCTTATATATGCCAAGATCCAATAATTTTCCAATAATCATTTCTTTTTTTTCTTCGCTACTGCTGTCGAACAGTTCATACATGACTTGCACTCCCCTTTATCCATGTGGTTTCCCCAACAATCAGGCAACGGTTAAAAGGTCATTTTTAGCATTTTTTATTACATGTTCATTTTACCGTGATCTTAAAAAAAAATCCATCGGTCTGTCATTTTATCTAACATCAATGTTGTTATTCCATAATGGGTGTTGTAATATTATCTTACAATGTTGATTACAACATCTTCTTTCGGCGATAACGAGGAGGAAAGGGAAATGGCAGCGCACTCCCAGAAAGATGCTTATCTTTATAAAAAAGTAATTTCAATAGGTACGGTTTGTGAATTGACGGGTCTTAGTGAACGGCAAATCCGTTACTACGAGAAGAGAAAATTGATTTTTCCGGAAAGATCGGAAAGAGGCAATCGAAAATATTCCTTTTCAGATGTAGAGACGCTGATGGATATTGCCAACAAAATGGAAGATGGTATGCAGACATCTGAACTGAGAAAAGAAATGCAAAAAAAGCAAAGCAAACGGTACGACAGCAAACTCAGAGAACGGATGATCAAAGGTCAGCTCAACGCGTATTTTAATAAAAGAGACTGAAAAAAGTTTTTGGAATTCGGCGGAAATTGATCATCTATTTGAATGGCTTGTCTGACAGCTGCTTCGGGGAGCTGCTTTTTTTTGCTTTCGTCGACCGAACAGCTGCCTTACATAATATCGAAACTGTGTAATAATATTGGAAATCATGCTGCTTTTTGATAGAGTCTCTTACTCTGCAGAAGATTCTACATATCAATCGGGCCAGTTCTTCTTTCTACTGTTGCACGGTCGTTGCCTGCTGCTCATCATCCAAAAAATTAACTGATGTTTTAGAAGGATATACGTTAAAAATTTTACATAACTGGCAATTGATTTGAATGAACAGCTATTTAATGAGCAGCAGGCTTATTAAGCTGGTTCAAATGACTGAACTTTGAGCTATTTAACTGCGTCACAGAATAGACACAGTATAGACATTATTCAGTCACTAAATTGGCACTAACTTTCTGTAGAACCACAGGAAAGAAGTTGTAAAGTAATAAATGAAGTGTGACATCTGTTACATTCGGCGCGAATATTCAAACAGATTGGACGTGCAGAACATATTTACTGTCGTCCACACAGTCAGCCCGTCATCTGTAAAATGATTGATACGATGACTGCTTTGGTCGTTTCGAATTCAACGATGGCCACACAAAACTGACAGCGTTTGTCAGGGTTAATCATTTATAACCGCTTACAGTAGTGGTGCGATCATTCCCAATAACACACGTAGAGAAGGGGAGAACGTATGGACGTATTGAGCTTGGCAAGGTTTCAGTATGCAGCAACAACTATTTTTCACTTCTTTTTTGTGCCTTTATCTATTGGCCTCGTACTGATCATTTCTATTATGGAGACGATGTACGTTGTCAAAAAGAATGCACTTTACAAAGAAATGGCGCAATTCTGGGGTAAACTTTTTCTGATTAACTTTGCCATTGGCGTGGTTACCGGAATTCTTCAGGAATTCCAGTTCGGCATGAACTGGTCACAGTACTCCAGATTTATGGGCGATGTCTTCGGTGCGCCGCTGGCGATTGAAGCATTGCTCGCTTTTTTCCTTGAGTCCACTTTTATCGGTCTGTGGGTTTTCGGCTGGGACCGTCTTTCAAAGGGGGCCCATCTGACTTGCATCTGGCTGGTTACGGCTGGGACGAGCCTGTCGGCGCTCTGGATCCTGACAGCAAACTCTTTTATGCAGCATCCGGTTGGATTTGCCATCCAACACGGACGGGCAGTGATGACCAATTTTGGCGCGTTGCTTGCCAATCCACAGTTGTGGGTTGAGTTTCCGCACACGATTTTCGGCTCTTTTGCAACAGGTGCCTTTGTTGTCGCAGGCATCAGCGCGATTGTGCTGCTAAAGAAAAAGAATATCGAGTTTTATAAAAAGTCATTTAAGATCGGCATCATCGTTGGATTGATTTCCGGAATCCTGCTGGCGTTCTGCGGTCACTTCCAGGCGCAGTACCTTGTGCAGACACAGCCAATGAAGATGGCGGCGAGCGAGGGACTCTGGAAGGACAGTGGCAGTCCCGCCGCGTGGACAGTCATTGCATCAATTAATACGACAAAGCATCAGAATTCAGGCGAGATTCAAATCCCTTATTTGCTGGATTACTTGTCATATGGCAAATTCAGCGGCAATGTAAAGGGAATTGATACCCTGCAGAAAGAATATGTCGCAAAATATGGGAAGGGCAACTACATTCCTCCTGTTAAGACGACATTTTGGAGTTTCCGTATCATGGCAGTCATGGGTGGCATTCTGTGCATT
This genomic window contains:
- a CDS encoding RluA family pseudouridine synthase produces the protein MDKTCYQLQQSIDAAHQGLLLREYLKKEMHISRRMLSAIKYKGGHLQVNGEEKTVRHVLQDGDILTITMPPEVPSDFLVSEEMPLDIVYEDDFFVIVNKQAGIPVIPSHQYPSGTLANGLLAYFEKENLASTVHIINRLDRNTSGLMLVAKNRFSHERFFKMQKRKEIHRRYLAFVQGTLSNDEGLIDAPIGRREGSAIERTVDWRAGRRSITQYKVLKRFPDCTLVAVRLQTGRTHQIRVHFASMGNPLLGDDLYGGPAERIERQALHSFELRFIHPFTGVPFHLHAPYPEDMARLVNLSIELKKI
- a CDS encoding FtsW/RodA/SpoVE family cell cycle protein; this translates as MNRDSLNKIDIGLFFIVFALACISCVALYYAPVDTGGGGIKSVKLQIMWYIISSIALVLIMAFGYDRLKRMHWILYGIGLFMLFGLVLAKHGIPVPLAEQLNGAWSWYKLPGIGNLQPSEFMKLFLIISLATTIDKHNELYPIRGAHEDLLLLGKIFLVSVPPFLLINMQPDLGSALVVFSIILATILVSGVSWKYIAGLMALIVSALTFLTVSWFKFPAIINLVLQAHQKERFIAWTSPYQYQNQEGYQLVQSLNSIGSGQFFNHSFNSSISLPEAYADFIFSVIGGTFGFVGSVTVIVLFFVMIQRIIRTAVSTHDPFGTYICAGVVGMIMFQVFENIGMTIQVMPITGITLPFLSYGGSSLLSSMLCIGLIQSIRMQSQSLMFS
- the fabI gene encoding enoyl-ACP reductase FabI → MDLTLEGRTYVVMGVANKRSIAWGIAQALDRAGARLIFTYNNERFREPVEKLAATLDGKDSLFYPCDVTDDEEIESTFAKIKEDVGQIQGLAHCIAFAKKEELDGDYMNTTRDGFLLAQNVSAYSLTAVLKAAKGLMTDGGSVVTMTYLGGERVVRNYNVMGVAKASLDASVKYLANDLGKDNIRVNAISAGPIRTLSAKGISDFNSVLKVIEEKAPLRRSISPEDVGNTALFLFSDLSKNITGETIHVDAGFNIVSI
- a CDS encoding DUF421 domain-containing protein; the encoded protein is MGSIVIELSVGLFGLLLLTKVMGRASMSEATPFDFISMIVVGDFVSDAIYDPQTHIFKVLFAIFFWGILIYMIDLITLKVHQTRAFFESQPVIVIRNGLIDREALKKNKVDMNHLQMLLRDREVFSIREISFAVLEPNGKISVIRRPEYEKVNRGDLKLSMRTVSVPITLISDGVIIKKNLKESGKTEEWLKSELSKRSIDNSRRVMLAEWRDEDGLYVQTIQTISN
- a CDS encoding alpha/beta hydrolase yields the protein MISRWGQIVKLSGKMIDVPLTSRFLNRTLPIIAYLPPHDEPGKEYPVLIAQDGREYIQLGRLSSLADDWISKEILQPIIIIAIPYENLQSRRECYHPEGSLHRAYLETLTEEVFPAVASRFPIVSEPDGRTLIGDSLGGTLSLLAALARPDLFGNVIMQSPFVSQNMVDQILAHRESIPLSVYHSIGRHETAVKTTSGKIEDFDYYNQKLHHALCQRGMHSYSFHETDGSHTWRAWQPDLRLALLEKFGY
- a CDS encoding phosphatidylglycerophosphatase A → MTYAPGLPEDATFYSAHKKRVTSRAISVAVEHALKERGVGVEDIAEIVFDLQRPFMPGLTLAACAENVKGALAKRELQHAILVGVELDRLAEKKLLSEPLQSLVDQDEGLFGVDETIALGAVSSFGSIAATTFGYLDKVKPKIIGKLDLAKHGRVNTFLDDLVASIAADASSRLAHRVRDDEEKRLSTNK
- a CDS encoding RBBP9/YdeN family alpha/beta hydrolase produces the protein MTSFLILHGFGGSTDGHWQEWLSKKLDENGFKVYFPQFPDWNRPQKSVWLSALNGTMEAISNDEKLIVIAHSLGCVLWLHYAAQKTRRKVSRAVLVSPPASSPGPEMLNVFFPEASERKMEAEEAVQSFYPFPDNKKTLSSAADQTVIITSTTDPFLPGDSVFDYRAYGVPILLLPNKGHINVSSGFGPWPWILNACLQGALPFPEHIH
- a CDS encoding Fur-regulated basic protein FbpA; this encodes MYELFDSSSEEKKEMIIGKLLDLGIYKAKNQQLYELSLRELETYYNLSKAN
- a CDS encoding MerR family transcriptional regulator is translated as MAAHSQKDAYLYKKVISIGTVCELTGLSERQIRYYEKRKLIFPERSERGNRKYSFSDVETLMDIANKMEDGMQTSELRKEMQKKQSKRYDSKLRERMIKGQLNAYFNKRD
- a CDS encoding cytochrome ubiquinol oxidase subunit I; amino-acid sequence: MDVLSLARFQYAATTIFHFFFVPLSIGLVLIISIMETMYVVKKNALYKEMAQFWGKLFLINFAIGVVTGILQEFQFGMNWSQYSRFMGDVFGAPLAIEALLAFFLESTFIGLWVFGWDRLSKGAHLTCIWLVTAGTSLSALWILTANSFMQHPVGFAIQHGRAVMTNFGALLANPQLWVEFPHTIFGSFATGAFVVAGISAIVLLKKKNIEFYKKSFKIGIIVGLISGILLAFCGHFQAQYLVQTQPMKMAASEGLWKDSGSPAAWTVIASINTTKHQNSGEIQIPYLLDYLSYGKFSGNVKGIDTLQKEYVAKYGKGNYIPPVKTTFWSFRIMAVMGGILCILGIVGAILLWRNKLVESKWFLRLMVAAIAVPYIGSTTGWLMTEIGRQPWTVFGYMQTAASVSPNVSAGELLFSIISFIAMYTILGAVMVYLFARVVKQGPALDNKETLQSDDPFDGEAYHVVTE